Part of the Impatiens glandulifera chromosome 8, dImpGla2.1, whole genome shotgun sequence genome is shown below.
cgcccacaaatttaaaacggttaaaaataaaattaaaaatattatgtgtatatatcgaacttgcaacctaacaaaaaaataagtaaaactttttaactaactagactaataagaatttatattttaaattcaacaccaactattgaattaaattataaagtcacatttttaacgtaattttttttcttgaatttttatatcattttgcaCGGGCTACATactaatttacttaaaaataaacattattaaaaaagtacttcgattataaaataaatgttttatcaaTTCTCGAAATTTATGTACTCCACCCATTAatcaaattgttttattattttttaggtttttataaatattattcattattataaatttatcatatatatatatatatataaatattgaataaaaacacaaattaaatatataaataaattatatataaaactaaatatataaaattaatccaTATATTTGACTAGTCTATAATTTGAAATGGGTACAACTTTATGACAAAATGGGTACAACACTTTGTGGGTAATAATAAAGTAAGCACGTACTTtgaaattgttatatatatatatatatatatatatatatatatatataatttcaatattattgattatggttattaaatttgaaatttatttcattaaattaaaatactattagATGGGTATACATCCCACTAATTAGATGTtgaatataattagaaaataaaataaaaagtctttaATCTATACCAAACTTTATCCAtcatatctaatatatattcaaagtCAATAACTATATTACTAGCTAGTGTGTTACCAAAGCAAGTAAACTCTTAATTTATGGTCAAATATtcaaacatcatcatcaaaccaATCACGTTTGTGAAGAAGAAACATAGGACATCTACATAATAATACTTCTATAAATATAGTACTTGGAAAAATCAAAAGTATCTATCTCTTCAATAATGGCTTCCAAAACCATTTCCTTTGTGTTATTGTCCCTCTTAACATTGAGCCAACTTATGCATCTTTCCTTGGGGCAGACCGTCAAAGCGGCATATTGGTTCCGAGCCAGTGAATTCCCTCTAGCTAGCATTGATTCCACGTTATTCACTCACCTATTCTGCGCTTTCGCAAATCTCGATTCCAACTCCAACCAACTTGTTATATTGCCTCCAGACCAAGATTCCTTCTCCAAGTTCACACAAACCATGAGACAAAAGAACCCTTCTGTCAAAACTTTGATCTCTATCGGCGGTGGAAGCGCCGACAAATCTGTTTACGCCTCCATGGCTAGCCAGGTTGGGAAGCGTAAGACATTCATTGATTCATCGATCAATTTGGCTAGGACTTATGGCTTTCACGGCCTTGATCTTGATTGGGAATACCCAACAGATAGCACTCAAATGACCAATTTCGGAACTCTAATTGATGAGTGGCGTGTAGCAGTTGCAGCCGAGGCTAGGAACTCGGGTAAAGAGGCTCTTCTTTTGACAGCAGCGGTCTCCTTTGGGCCGAAAGTTGACGGGTTGTTGAGCTATCCTTATTCCTCAATAACCAAAAGTTTAGACTGGATTAATGTTATGTCTTATGACTTTTATGACCCTAATCGTGCCAATGATAGAGCACAAACAAAAGAACATGCAGCTCTATATGACCCCGATAGTTCAATAAGTGGAAGAAATGGAATAAGGGATTGGATCCAAACCGCCGGGGTGAATTGGAATAAGATTGTTATCGGGATACCCTATTATGGGTATGGTTGGAAGCTTGTAAACCCTAATAACCACGGGCTTTTAGCCCCGGCAGATGGCCCGTTTAGGAGTGGCGATTCTTCAATTGGGTACAATCAGATCAAGGATTTTATCACACAAAACAGAGCATCTTCTGTTTATAATGCCACAATCGTCGCGGATTATACTTATGCGGGTACTACATGGATTGGTTACGACGGTACTCAAAGTGTTCAAGCCAAGGTCACTTATGCGAAGAGTAAAGCGTTGCGCGGTTACTTTGCGTGGCATGTTGGTGCGGATTACAACTGGGAGCTTTCCAAAACcggtatttttctttctttcgatTCATTTATTTACTTCTCTTTTTCGATAAAGATTGAACTTTAAAATTAAGACTTACAAgtatttctcaaaattttggCTGCAGCTTCACAAACATGGGGATGATGATGAATATCTGAAGGATAGACTCGAAgggtaataataaataaacagcAGGAGCTAGctctttcatttcaaataaaactttCAAACTGTTTATGATCTcaattcattatattataataagaagATCTCATTTCATGGCAGATTATTATATATCGTAGTCTCACATCTCATTTCATTATGTTATAATAAGATATggtcaaacaaacaaaaattaaagaatattgGGATTGGAGTATTCTAAAATAGAATGAAAggtgtcacgggctcagtctttccactgacgatccgtgcggcactagttatgatcttctcaagaacgagtaactagtcagcctttctcgacgcaacactcgacgtttaatagaattgacacaagaattctagagagagagagtaaactcttacaaagaatattaatattatctcacttgaatacttggtaCTTTACAAAGGaatacctcaaaggtatttATAGTGTTAATCTCAACTACTACATTAATTACTCAACTACCTCATTAATGGTGTACTAGCCAACCACCACAATAATGAGTTACTATCCAACTACCACCCTAATAACCACCACTACATTAAATGACTCACAAGGCATTCTAGCTTTCTAGAATGTTCTTTGGGTTGGGCCTTTATGAAAGATTAAGCCTCTTGGGTTAGGAAGACaagtgggccgtgacattctcccccactcatttcggcgacgtcctcgtcgcaTCCTCTTTGTAGGTCTCAATGATGTCTCCAAATGCGACAAAAGTTTTGAGCGATATGTTAACTTTCCAACccgtttcttctctaagaaagggcATTCGTATCGCCTCACAGACCCCTTATGAACTTTGGAAAATCGTCTCTCTTGATagaggagaagttttactaccactcggtttcctccgaactccaagtgtcttctcttcttgtttttccatttcttcattctcttgGCGGTCTTGTCAATTTCGCACTTCCCTTTCTTGAAGAGCAACTCCTCCGATTGTCTCTTCAATCCCTCCAATTTGGGAGATTCAATGCGATAAATGATTGTCGCCGATGGTTTAGTACCAttgactaactcttctctaTGGTCCACCTCTCTCTCATGGTGAAGTTTCTTTGGAAAATCGGCGGGCATTACATCCTGAACTTTCTCTAGGACAGTTGTAATTTTCGGAGGTGTCTTCTCTTGGACCAcaattttctcatcttctttcaaagTAACAAAAGATGATGAATAGTCCTCCTTtacaccttttgagagttgcatggcagaGAGGTGCATAGTTTCTCTCTTGCCTTCTCGTGTTAAATGTATTGTGCAAGTATTGccttgctctagaatgtacataGCATTAGCAGAAGGGAGTATAAAtgcatttaccttgtctaggaactctattccaagaaccattttgtagtcgtccatgtcaataatggagaaatcaAGAAGGCcagtccactcccccaagttgacttttacattacgagcaactccataagttgcacttggtgccgagttgactgctttaagccacccCTTTTCTTTGGTGTACCTAATCCCTAGTCTTTCCGCCTCTTTTACCTCTAGAAAgttgttgttggctcccgtatccaacaaagctttaaccatatggctttttacttttgtttccaCGAATAATCGTCCTTTCTTCACGGTCTTTGGCCCTTCAAACTTTGCTTTAACGGCACTAAGGAGATTTAACGACCCCAATCGAGCTTCATTGTGAAGGCCTTCTTGCTCCTCCATTAAAGCggatagtttgttcttcataggaCACTCTCTTGCTTTATGcggcccttcacaaaagaaacatTTTATCAGGGGTCTCTCTCCACGTTTCTCGTCCCGATCTCCTCTACCATTGGGCTTCGTCCTCTTAGTTGGGTCTTCATTGCTGTAAAAATGGTCTCCACCATTTCCCCCCTCGTCATTCCTCTCATAagtcgactttggtttctcttgtCTTCTCATTTCGACAAGAGATTCAGCAACAGCGATCGCGGTgtttagatcttggacaccacgCCGTTCCAACTCAAGCTttgcccacatttgtagaccatctGTGAAAGCAAACAAGGCTTcgtcgtctgagtagttagggatctcaaggagagtagcgatgaactccttgacatactccttgatactcccCCTTTGTGAGAGTCGCCGCAACTTGGCTCTTGCCTCTCGAATAGCATTTTCAGGATAAAACTGCCTCTTGAGTTCTTCCTTGAATTCGGTCCAAGTGTTAATAGAACACGTACCTCTTTCTATGTcgctactccttcgcctccaccacaacattgcggtgtcttctaagtatgtcgtggcagtatctatcttcctcgcctcttctacCAGGCCGAGAGCTTTGAAGTACTGATCCAGACCCATAAAAAGTTATCAATCTCCTTCGCATTTctctcgcctaaatacgctttaggtCTTGGAACATCTATCCTTGACGGATTTGGGATTCCTACAGGCGCacgtccgcactcttgcgcaaccgccttTTTGAGTAACGCCACATTCTCTTCAGTGGCTTGTAATTTAGATgacattacctcgagtttctcggtCAAGGTACTGATTTCGCCAAGTAGAGTCTGCTCCATGATCTGAGTTTGCTCTTGACATTTAGACAAGACCTCGTTCAAggcaccttgcattccttctcggagctcgtctctctctttctcgagctcggcaatgcgttcctctaggtccccggcattatcttgtccgtacgccatagtgagttctaccttctccagCCTGGCGATAATGTCAACAATATCATCCCttgatctctctctttctttggtagctttggATCCTCCCGTTTGAACTTTGCGGGAGAtcctaccatcttctccggtcccgcggggaagattctctacttcaTCCACGACCTTTGAACTTTCATCCGATCTTTTCGTCATttccgctctgataccaattgtcacgggctcagtctttccactgacgatccgtgcggcactagttatgatcttctcaagaacgagtaactagtcagcctttctcgacgcaacactcgacgtttaatagaattgacacaagaattctagagagagagagtaaactcttacaaagaatattaatattatctcacttgaatacttggtaCTTTACAAAGGaatacctcaaaggtatttATAGTGTTAATCTCAACTACTACATTAATTACTCAACTACCTCATTAATGGTGTACTAGCCAACCACCACAATAATGAGTTACTATCCAACTACCACCCTAATAACC
Proteins encoded:
- the LOC124911929 gene encoding class V chitinase-like, whose translation is MASKTISFVLLSLLTLSQLMHLSLGQTVKAAYWFRASEFPLASIDSTLFTHLFCAFANLDSNSNQLVILPPDQDSFSKFTQTMRQKNPSVKTLISIGGGSADKSVYASMASQVGKRKTFIDSSINLARTYGFHGLDLDWEYPTDSTQMTNFGTLIDEWRVAVAAEARNSGKEALLLTAAVSFGPKVDGLLSYPYSSITKSLDWINVMSYDFYDPNRANDRAQTKEHAALYDPDSSISGRNGIRDWIQTAGVNWNKIVIGIPYYGYGWKLVNPNNHGLLAPADGPFRSGDSSIGYNQIKDFITQNRASSVYNATIVADYTYAGTTWIGYDGTQSVQAKVTYAKSKALRGYFAWHVGADYNWELSKTASQTWG